A single genomic interval of Aegicerativicinus sediminis harbors:
- a CDS encoding ABC transporter permease: MIKNYFKIAWRNLWKNKVFSIINIVGLAIGMAVTLLIGLWVNSELNYNSHFKNRDTIAQVYQSQTFNSQIGTGNAIPRPLEAPIRNNFDNYFEHVVMSSWNFSRYLEYGDKKLSRAGSAMQEGAIDMLSLEIMAGTSEGLKEPNSIMLSRSTSNALFGKADPIGKIVKLNSEYDMMVTAIYEDIPLNNSFNELDYLIPWKHYANSQEWIKNALDNWGNNSFQLFVKLKEGVDMAAASEAIRNVKKNANEDTAEFNPQLMLLPMEDWYLRSKFENGVQVGGRIEYVWLFSFIGAFVLLLACINFMNLSTARSEKRALEVGIRKTIGSNRTQIIKQFLGESLLTVVLAYVLTIIFVLLSLKGFNEITGKEIDFPWNDPIFWIGSIVFILFTALISGSYPALYLSSFRPVKVIKGTFKTGRMAALPRKILVVTQFTISVALIIGTLVIMKQINFTKDRPMGYNTSGLIQIPVMSRDFIGKYDLMRTEFLNSGAIVEMSASSSPTTNVWSNRAGYVWEGKEPGFQEDFAWVEVKPEYVKSLGMEIVEGRDFSREFASDSNAILINETAAKYMGVQNPVGLLLRDDDENPDPPMKIIGIVKDVVMQSPYEPIKQTLYVFDKYDNISYYNLKLNPDQSASDNIKTIEKVYKTHFPDLPFEYDFVDEEYGEKFAAEERVADLAAIFTVLAILISFLGLFGLASYVAEQRTKEIGVRKVLGATVSNLWLMLSKDFLLLVLISCLVSFPIAYLLMSNWIQKFTYRTDISWFIFFSAAIGAILITIITVSFQAIKAATANPVKSLRTE; this comes from the coding sequence ATGATCAAAAATTATTTCAAAATAGCTTGGAGGAACCTCTGGAAGAACAAGGTCTTTTCCATTATAAATATTGTGGGTCTAGCCATAGGTATGGCTGTAACTTTATTAATTGGGTTATGGGTAAACAGCGAGTTAAACTACAACTCCCACTTTAAAAATCGAGATACTATAGCCCAAGTTTATCAGAGTCAAACCTTCAACAGTCAAATTGGCACAGGCAATGCGATTCCCAGACCATTGGAAGCGCCAATCAGGAATAATTTCGATAATTATTTTGAGCATGTTGTAATGTCATCTTGGAATTTTTCGAGGTATTTAGAATACGGTGATAAAAAACTGTCACGTGCCGGTAGCGCCATGCAAGAAGGAGCCATTGATATGCTTTCATTGGAAATTATGGCAGGTACAAGCGAAGGTTTAAAAGAACCTAACTCCATCATGTTATCAAGATCGACATCAAATGCATTATTTGGAAAGGCCGATCCTATTGGTAAAATAGTAAAATTAAACTCGGAGTATGACATGATGGTTACTGCGATTTATGAGGATATTCCCTTAAACAACAGCTTCAATGAATTAGATTATCTAATTCCATGGAAGCATTATGCAAATTCCCAAGAGTGGATTAAAAATGCATTAGATAATTGGGGGAACAACTCCTTTCAATTGTTTGTAAAACTAAAGGAAGGAGTGGATATGGCTGCGGCTTCGGAAGCAATTAGAAATGTTAAGAAAAATGCCAATGAGGATACCGCAGAATTTAATCCACAACTCATGCTATTACCAATGGAAGATTGGTATTTAAGATCCAAATTTGAAAATGGGGTTCAGGTTGGCGGAAGGATTGAATATGTTTGGCTATTTTCTTTTATAGGTGCGTTTGTGCTCTTGTTAGCCTGTATCAATTTTATGAACCTAAGCACTGCAAGATCTGAGAAACGCGCTTTAGAAGTTGGAATAAGAAAAACAATAGGATCCAACAGAACCCAAATTATAAAACAATTTCTGGGCGAATCTCTTCTTACCGTGGTATTGGCTTATGTACTCACCATTATTTTTGTGTTGCTTTCCCTAAAGGGGTTTAATGAGATTACAGGAAAAGAAATTGATTTCCCATGGAATGACCCTATTTTTTGGATAGGTTCTATTGTATTTATTTTATTCACCGCTCTAATTTCTGGAAGTTATCCCGCACTTTATTTATCATCCTTCAGACCAGTAAAGGTGATTAAAGGAACCTTCAAAACTGGAAGAATGGCAGCGCTACCTAGGAAAATATTGGTAGTGACACAATTCACGATTTCTGTAGCACTAATAATCGGGACCTTGGTAATTATGAAACAAATAAATTTCACCAAGGATCGACCAATGGGCTACAACACCTCAGGTCTTATACAAATCCCTGTAATGAGTAGAGATTTTATTGGTAAATATGATTTGATGCGGACGGAGTTTTTAAACTCTGGTGCCATAGTTGAAATGTCAGCATCTAGCAGCCCAACCACCAATGTATGGTCTAACCGAGCTGGATACGTTTGGGAAGGCAAAGAGCCAGGTTTCCAAGAGGATTTTGCCTGGGTTGAAGTAAAACCGGAATACGTAAAATCATTAGGTATGGAAATCGTAGAAGGGCGTGATTTTTCAAGAGAATTCGCCTCAGATTCTAATGCCATTCTAATAAATGAAACCGCAGCAAAATATATGGGTGTTCAAAATCCGGTCGGACTTTTACTTAGAGATGATGATGAAAATCCAGATCCACCAATGAAAATTATCGGCATTGTTAAGGATGTTGTTATGCAATCGCCATATGAGCCTATTAAACAAACCTTATATGTCTTTGACAAATATGACAACATCAGTTATTACAATCTTAAATTGAATCCGGATCAAAGTGCTTCAGATAACATTAAAACTATAGAAAAGGTTTACAAAACCCACTTCCCCGATTTGCCATTTGAATATGATTTTGTTGACGAAGAATACGGTGAAAAATTTGCTGCGGAAGAACGGGTTGCAGATTTGGCTGCAATTTTCACGGTACTGGCTATTCTTATTAGTTTCCTAGGTTTATTTGGATTAGCTTCATATGTTGCAGAACAGCGAACCAAGGAAATTGGGGTGAGAAAAGTGCTTGGAGCAACCGTTTCAAATTTATGGTTAATGCTTTCTAAAGATTTTTTGCTTTTAGTGTTGATTTCTTGCCTTGTTTCTTTCCCTATTGCATATCTATTGATGAGTAATTGGATTCAGAAATTCACCTACCGCACCGATATTTCTTGGTTTATATTTTTTTCTGCCGCTATCGGAGCAATTTTAATCACAATTATTACGGTAAGCTTTCAGGCCATTAAAGCGGCCACTGCAAATCCGGTTAAAAGTTTAAGAACAGAGTAA
- a CDS encoding ABC transporter permease, producing MLKNYLKIAWRNIIRNKGFSFLNIAGLSIGLAATMLILLWVGFEVSYDNFHEKKDRIFETYNRYNVSGEIWAWNTTPKIMAQAIKNDYQEVEKVARLDWPNSALFSFKEKRINADGHMVDPEFLDMFSFKLIKGDPKTALEGVNSVIITQSLAQSLFGTENVLGELVKVDNEHEFKITGVMENPPKNSSFNFEYLIPWAYMVQLGYDDDHWGNNSTTTYVLLKEGVDATAFNNKIKTLRSKYDKDSPDMETFLHPFTRKHLYSNFENGQEAGGRIDIIRMFTIIAGFILLIACINFMNLSTARSEKRAKEVGIRKVVGAQKQSLISQFMGESFFITIIAGLFALLVVAIFLPSFNQLVGKELSINFTNKWFWLSGLSILLITGIVAGSYPALYLSSFRPVSVLKGTFKKVNTLIAPRKVLVVLQFTFAISLIIATIIVNRQLKNAQDRQMGYSKDGLVYVMMEGDTRKNYSLIKNELLSSGVAESVVKTSSPITQGWSNSWGFEWQGKDPNNRTIIDRFCADDKIVKTAGLELVAGRDFDLNSFPADSTAMIINESAVKLMQFDDPIGKIVKDNDIDWHVIGVIKDFVLKSPFQPIEPLAIEGAKGWFNVIHFKLNKENSVADNLAKAETIFKKFNPEYPFTYKFVDEEYQEKFDNQKKTSDLASIFTVLAIIISCLGLFGLASYMAESRVKEIGIRKVLGASVGNITTLLSKEFIKLVMVSFVLAIPISWYFMNQWLQNFAYRIDISWWIFLLAGLTAIIIALITVSYQSIKAAIANPVKNLRSE from the coding sequence ATGCTCAAGAATTATCTTAAAATCGCTTGGAGGAATATCATTAGAAATAAAGGTTTTTCTTTCCTAAATATTGCCGGACTTTCTATAGGCCTTGCCGCCACTATGCTGATTTTATTATGGGTAGGTTTTGAAGTTAGCTACGACAACTTTCACGAGAAAAAAGATCGGATTTTCGAGACCTACAATCGCTATAATGTAAGCGGGGAAATCTGGGCATGGAATACTACTCCCAAAATTATGGCTCAGGCCATAAAAAATGATTATCAAGAAGTTGAGAAGGTAGCCCGTTTAGATTGGCCTAATTCAGCATTGTTTTCTTTTAAGGAAAAAAGAATAAATGCCGATGGTCATATGGTTGACCCTGAATTCTTGGACATGTTTAGCTTCAAATTAATAAAAGGAGATCCTAAAACTGCTTTAGAAGGCGTAAACTCCGTTATTATAACCCAATCTTTAGCCCAATCCTTATTCGGTACTGAAAATGTATTAGGCGAATTGGTGAAAGTAGATAATGAGCATGAATTCAAAATTACTGGAGTAATGGAAAATCCTCCAAAAAACTCCTCCTTCAATTTTGAATATCTGATTCCATGGGCCTATATGGTGCAATTGGGATATGACGATGATCACTGGGGAAACAATTCAACTACCACTTATGTGCTATTAAAAGAGGGCGTTGATGCCACGGCCTTTAATAACAAAATAAAGACCCTAAGGAGCAAGTATGATAAGGATTCTCCAGATATGGAGACATTTTTACATCCCTTTACTAGAAAACATCTTTATTCCAATTTTGAAAATGGTCAAGAGGCAGGTGGCCGAATAGACATAATTAGAATGTTTACCATAATCGCAGGATTTATATTACTCATAGCATGTATCAATTTCATGAATTTAAGTACCGCCCGAAGCGAAAAAAGAGCCAAAGAAGTTGGTATTAGAAAAGTTGTTGGCGCCCAAAAACAATCGCTAATTAGTCAATTTATGGGTGAATCCTTTTTTATAACCATTATTGCGGGATTATTTGCTTTATTGGTAGTCGCGATTTTTCTCCCAAGCTTTAATCAACTTGTAGGCAAAGAACTATCCATAAATTTCACAAACAAATGGTTTTGGTTAAGCGGTTTAAGCATTCTTCTTATTACGGGAATTGTAGCGGGAAGCTATCCTGCCTTGTATCTTTCATCATTTAGACCTGTTTCTGTTTTAAAGGGAACCTTCAAGAAAGTGAACACTCTAATCGCTCCGCGAAAAGTGTTAGTTGTCTTACAATTCACCTTTGCTATCTCCCTAATAATTGCCACCATAATAGTGAACAGGCAGCTTAAAAATGCACAAGACCGTCAAATGGGCTACTCCAAGGATGGATTGGTGTATGTAATGATGGAAGGCGATACCAGAAAAAACTATTCATTAATCAAAAATGAATTACTTTCCTCAGGTGTTGCTGAATCTGTAGTTAAAACCAGTTCTCCCATTACTCAAGGCTGGAGCAACAGTTGGGGGTTTGAATGGCAAGGTAAAGATCCTAACAACAGAACAATTATTGATAGGTTCTGTGCGGATGACAAGATTGTAAAAACCGCAGGACTAGAGTTAGTAGCAGGACGTGATTTCGATTTGAATTCCTTCCCTGCAGACTCAACCGCTATGATTATTAATGAGTCTGCCGTTAAACTAATGCAATTTGATGACCCTATTGGCAAAATTGTTAAGGATAATGATATAGATTGGCATGTAATTGGAGTCATTAAAGACTTTGTTTTAAAGTCCCCATTCCAACCAATTGAACCATTGGCCATTGAGGGTGCCAAGGGCTGGTTTAATGTTATTCATTTTAAACTAAATAAGGAAAACTCTGTTGCGGACAATCTTGCCAAAGCAGAAACCATCTTTAAGAAATTCAACCCCGAATATCCCTTTACTTACAAATTTGTGGATGAGGAATACCAAGAAAAATTCGATAACCAAAAGAAAACCAGCGACCTAGCCTCTATATTCACGGTACTGGCCATTATAATTTCGTGCTTGGGATTATTTGGTTTAGCAAGTTACATGGCAGAAAGCCGGGTAAAAGAAATCGGAATCCGCAAGGTATTGGGAGCTTCAGTAGGCAACATAACAACCTTACTTTCTAAAGAATTTATAAAGTTGGTAATGGTGTCTTTCGTCTTGGCCATACCAATATCTTGGTATTTCATGAATCAATGGCTACAGAACTTCGCATACCGCATAGACATCTCTTGGTGGATCTTCCTTTTGGCTGGTTTAACAGCTATTATAATCGCTCTTATAACAGTAAGTTATCAATCTATAAAAGCAGCTATTGCAAACCCTGTTAAAAACTTAAGATCGGAATAA
- a CDS encoding ABC transporter ATP-binding protein, which translates to MIKITDLEKYYSTEEVRTIALNKISFDVKEGEFVAVMGPSGCGKSTLLNILGMLDDPDGGSFVFNGTEVAGYNERKRANLRKHNIGFVFQSFNLIDELTVYENVELPLIYTGVKPAERKERVEHVLEKMQIMHRRNHFPQQLSGGQQQRVAVARAVVNNPKLILADEPTGNLDSSNGNEVMDMLTDLNEQGTTIIMVTHSEHDAKYSHRIIRMLDGQKVTENVLV; encoded by the coding sequence ATGATAAAGATTACCGACTTAGAGAAGTACTACAGCACAGAAGAAGTGCGGACAATTGCCTTAAACAAAATTTCTTTTGATGTAAAGGAAGGCGAATTCGTAGCAGTAATGGGACCTTCAGGTTGTGGAAAATCCACACTGTTGAATATCCTTGGCATGTTAGATGACCCAGATGGTGGTAGCTTTGTTTTCAATGGAACCGAAGTGGCTGGTTACAATGAAAGAAAGCGCGCCAATTTGAGAAAACACAATATCGGGTTTGTGTTTCAAAGCTTTAACCTAATCGACGAGTTAACCGTTTACGAAAATGTTGAACTTCCATTGATTTACACTGGTGTTAAACCAGCGGAGCGCAAAGAACGTGTTGAACATGTACTGGAAAAAATGCAAATAATGCACCGTCGAAATCACTTCCCACAACAACTTTCAGGAGGTCAACAACAACGGGTAGCAGTGGCTCGTGCAGTGGTCAACAATCCTAAACTGATTTTAGCAGATGAGCCAACCGGGAACTTAGATAGCTCAAACGGTAATGAAGTGATGGACATGTTAACAGATTTAAACGAACAGGGAACTACTATAATTATGGTTACACACAGTGAACATGATGCTAAGTATAGCCATAGAATTATTAGAATGTTAGACGGACAGAAGGTTACAGAAAATGTTTTAGTCTAA
- a CDS encoding efflux RND transporter periplasmic adaptor subunit, with translation MDIPLEKKRFNRSKIMMIAAGASIVALIVYVMIATSGPSKLNVEKDRITISTAQVAPFQENIPVNGIVLPLTTIYLDAVEGGRVEEKFVEDGAVMKKGEPILRLSNTDLELSLVNQETSVYNLLTQMQISQNAARQNTINKLNQFTDVENSLVEAKRVYELNKRLYDKKAIGKQELLKSENDYNYQKERMVLANEILKQDSISVKQEQNQIESSYARTQNALELMRRKVNDLVVRAPVDGQLTSLDAEIGESKTKGERLGQIDVLTGFKVRADIDEHYISRIYTGQKGTFPFGGKTHTLVIKKVYTQVTSGRFQVDMEFEGETPEGIRRGQSLQIRLALSEEKEALLIPKGGFFQETGGNWIFKIAQGGSSARKVNISLGNQSTEYYEVLEGLEAGDKVITSSYDNYGDVGELIIN, from the coding sequence ATGGACATCCCATTAGAGAAAAAAAGATTCAATCGCTCTAAAATAATGATGATTGCGGCTGGTGCATCCATTGTCGCTTTAATAGTTTACGTAATGATAGCCACTAGTGGTCCTTCAAAATTAAATGTTGAAAAAGACCGCATTACCATCAGCACCGCCCAGGTAGCTCCATTCCAAGAAAACATACCTGTAAATGGAATTGTTCTTCCTTTAACCACAATTTATTTGGATGCTGTAGAAGGAGGTCGTGTTGAAGAGAAATTCGTTGAGGATGGTGCAGTCATGAAAAAGGGAGAACCTATTTTGCGTTTGTCGAATACCGATTTAGAGTTAAGCCTTGTTAACCAAGAAACGTCTGTTTATAATCTACTTACACAAATGCAGATCTCCCAAAATGCTGCACGACAAAATACCATAAATAAACTTAACCAATTTACGGATGTTGAAAACAGTTTGGTGGAAGCAAAACGGGTTTATGAATTAAACAAACGGCTTTACGATAAAAAGGCTATCGGTAAACAAGAGTTACTTAAATCTGAAAATGATTATAACTACCAAAAGGAACGAATGGTTTTGGCTAATGAAATCTTGAAACAAGATTCCATTTCGGTAAAGCAAGAGCAAAATCAAATCGAAAGTTCTTATGCCCGCACACAGAATGCATTAGAATTGATGCGAAGAAAAGTGAATGATCTTGTGGTTCGGGCCCCAGTAGACGGACAGTTAACATCTCTAGATGCTGAAATTGGTGAATCTAAAACTAAAGGTGAACGACTTGGACAAATAGATGTTCTTACCGGGTTTAAAGTAAGAGCGGATATAGACGAACATTATATTTCCAGGATTTATACTGGGCAAAAAGGCACCTTCCCTTTTGGAGGAAAAACACACACTCTGGTTATCAAAAAAGTATACACCCAAGTTACTAGCGGAAGGTTTCAGGTAGATATGGAATTTGAAGGTGAGACTCCCGAGGGAATTCGCCGTGGACAATCGTTACAAATTCGGTTAGCCCTTAGTGAGGAAAAAGAAGCATTGTTAATCCCCAAAGGTGGATTTTTCCAAGAAACAGGCGGTAATTGGATATTCAAAATTGCACAGGGTGGAAGTTCTGCTCGTAAAGTAAATATCTCGTTAGGTAACCAAAGCACTGAGTATTATGAAGTATTAGAAGGCTTGGAAGCAGGGGATAAAGTTATCACCTCCAGTTATGACAATTATGGAGATGTAGGCGAATTAATCATCAATTAA